Part of the Pedobacter roseus genome is shown below.
GCTGATGTACTGAAACAGTACGGCATGGAAAATGTGGAGGTATAGTCGTATAAAAAAAAGTTGTCATTGGTATGTACCTTCACTTGACGGTAATTACGCAGTTCGTGAACACGTGAACCACGGCACATAAAAAATATAATCCTATACTAAAGAAGTCAAGTTTTAAAATACACTGCCCCAAAAAGTTAGACACTTTATGGGGGCATTTTTATGAGTAGAAAAATTAAATACGGTTTAGAGTTAAAATTACTGTTGGTAAAACAGGCGATCAATGGAGAAGGTTCGGTTCGTGCTATTGCTAAGGAAAACCAGATTAACCATACGATTTTGGATAAATGGGTTAGTTTTTATAAAGCCTATGGAATTGAAGGATTACAATTGCAGCCACGTCAATACGATGGCGATTTTAAGTTAACAGTAATAGAAACATTAAGAACTGAAGGCTTATCTTTATACCAGGCCTGCATCAGATTCAAACTTCCTTCAGTCAGTATGCTCAGCAATT
Proteins encoded:
- a CDS encoding helix-turn-helix domain-containing protein, whose translation is MSRKIKYGLELKLLLVKQAINGEGSVRAIAKENQINHTILDKWVSFYKAYGIEGLQLQPRQYDGDFKLTVIETLRTEGLSLYQACIRFKLPSVSMLSNWQKKYESEGVGALFKSCRGKFMDAPDKKSKKNNPKQTREQELEKENNFLRAENEYLKKLYALIQKEEAEKKKKR